A stretch of Saccharothrix texasensis DNA encodes these proteins:
- a CDS encoding NACHT domain-containing protein, with the protein MRKHPSLTFQGALRILGKHEPPGIGVLDKALGGAILGAGAVALGGAALAPLALITPLWGWVDQKNEAVGLLRSLAQGLSTRLAGVNGLERRELIIAAHGTVVAAAFFEAFEDLVGKARLKALALTRKERRHLASAAYAPPDPAVDWLLTAEIPIPSSARGFHENLPRVEEWLHGLTRRTFDFLGGLADWRNDPAVNRALLTDRALERYQSHYLDLAAQVPEFLIWAVLGEHAATRADNASVKGVLATQGDALARVEALLNLVAGHTVRGDQPAVLHRANRGVLALPVVPNEAERYGAEITFPTIGKVFVNPRYRITTASPGSRPADEHWWGSLPVFDDLDLRITGLLLSADATRVPLLLLGHPGAGKSLLTKVLAARLPAADYTVVRVPLRNVGANAPIMDQVQQALDLSTNRRIRWHELTDQSADTLRVVLLDGLDELLQAARHDRSGYLQQVAEFQRIEADQDRPVVCVVTSRTVVADRVDIPEGAAVLKLEEFDERQIGQWLGVWRQANAGAIAAGRVRELTPAEALHQPDLVSQPLLLLMLALYAADPASPPLDRGMSKSALYERIFDNFARREVLKRATDPLSPRELAAGVRDQVHRLSVAALAMFNRGVQHLREADLQADLEALGVVPTGSRDEGHGQRLLGEFFFVHTAEANLIGPAGSDRRATERAYEFLHATFGEYLVARFVVNALLDVAASAYGGNRGPREPDDEQLFAILSHQVLFSRASIVAFAMDVLKTAPAEERENVPEVLSSLLKTYRSRRDSQHYVPYRPTPVDHVRQLAAYSANLVTLTAAFGGLEQEREVWRSTVGLWHSALDRDAVTALVGRLELSEDNRIVLVGGLRSGPMEFKAARLVGDTAYAEKFRYGLAVTGETFYGGGLDWADSMLSWMTPVIGPMNSGGVFNVPGPEVPSQDVVKVVAYFLRYIVVSAPKLSDLWVAKKMRVVLTEFPKVYHLDPVDLLRLAYIYSGAFMDLPQLHDPDLYRDFADETEIVMAVVARRLMGDESAHSRWKAVSEKVLGVLPSVITINLMAVDKLVHLLVGKRSDQLVDGT; encoded by the coding sequence TTGCGCAAGCACCCCTCGTTGACGTTCCAAGGTGCCCTTCGCATCCTCGGGAAGCACGAGCCGCCCGGGATCGGGGTGTTGGACAAGGCGCTCGGCGGGGCGATCCTGGGTGCGGGCGCGGTGGCATTGGGTGGGGCGGCGTTGGCGCCCCTGGCCCTCATCACGCCCCTGTGGGGGTGGGTGGACCAGAAGAACGAGGCGGTCGGGTTGCTCCGCTCCCTCGCCCAAGGTCTGTCCACGCGCCTCGCGGGCGTCAACGGGCTGGAACGGCGCGAGCTGATCATCGCCGCGCACGGCACAGTCGTGGCGGCGGCGTTCTTCGAGGCGTTCGAGGACCTGGTGGGCAAGGCGCGGTTGAAGGCACTGGCGCTCACCCGCAAGGAACGCCGCCACCTCGCGTCCGCCGCCTACGCGCCACCGGACCCGGCGGTCGACTGGCTGCTCACCGCCGAGATCCCCATCCCGTCCTCCGCCCGCGGCTTCCACGAGAACCTGCCCCGCGTGGAGGAGTGGCTGCACGGCCTCACCCGGCGCACCTTCGACTTCCTCGGCGGCCTCGCCGACTGGCGCAACGACCCGGCCGTGAACCGCGCCCTGCTCACCGATCGGGCGCTGGAGCGCTACCAATCCCACTACCTCGACCTGGCCGCCCAGGTGCCCGAGTTCCTGATCTGGGCCGTGCTCGGCGAGCACGCGGCGACGCGCGCGGACAACGCCTCGGTCAAGGGCGTGCTCGCCACCCAGGGCGACGCCCTGGCCCGGGTCGAGGCGCTGCTCAACCTGGTCGCCGGCCACACCGTGCGCGGCGACCAGCCGGCCGTGCTGCACCGCGCGAACCGGGGCGTGCTCGCCCTCCCGGTCGTGCCCAACGAGGCCGAGCGCTACGGCGCGGAGATCACGTTCCCCACTATCGGGAAGGTCTTCGTCAACCCGCGCTACCGCATCACCACCGCCTCGCCCGGCAGCCGCCCGGCGGACGAGCACTGGTGGGGCTCGCTGCCGGTATTCGACGACCTCGACCTCCGGATCACCGGCCTCCTGCTGTCCGCCGACGCGACCCGCGTGCCGCTGCTCCTGCTCGGCCACCCCGGCGCCGGGAAGTCGCTGCTGACGAAAGTCCTCGCCGCCCGCCTGCCCGCCGCCGACTACACCGTGGTCCGCGTGCCGCTGCGCAACGTGGGCGCCAACGCCCCGATCATGGATCAGGTGCAGCAGGCGCTGGACCTGTCCACCAACCGCCGCATCCGGTGGCACGAGCTGACCGACCAGAGCGCCGACACCCTCCGCGTGGTGCTACTCGACGGCCTGGACGAGCTGCTGCAAGCCGCCCGGCACGACCGCAGCGGCTACCTCCAGCAGGTCGCCGAGTTCCAGCGCATCGAGGCCGACCAGGACCGGCCGGTGGTGTGCGTGGTGACCTCCCGCACGGTCGTCGCCGACCGGGTCGACATCCCCGAGGGCGCCGCGGTGCTGAAGCTGGAGGAGTTCGACGAGCGACAGATCGGGCAGTGGCTCGGCGTGTGGCGGCAGGCCAACGCCGGCGCCATCGCGGCCGGGCGCGTCCGCGAGCTGACCCCCGCCGAGGCGCTGCACCAACCGGATTTGGTCAGCCAGCCGTTGCTGCTGCTGATGCTCGCCCTCTACGCGGCCGATCCCGCCTCGCCGCCGCTGGACCGCGGCATGTCGAAGTCGGCGCTGTACGAGCGGATCTTCGACAACTTCGCCCGTCGTGAGGTGCTGAAGCGGGCCACCGACCCGTTGTCGCCCCGGGAGTTGGCGGCGGGCGTGCGGGACCAGGTCCACCGCCTGTCGGTGGCGGCGCTGGCCATGTTCAACCGGGGCGTGCAGCACCTGCGTGAGGCCGACCTCCAGGCCGACCTGGAGGCGTTGGGCGTGGTGCCCACGGGTTCGCGGGACGAGGGGCACGGGCAGCGGCTGCTGGGCGAGTTCTTCTTCGTGCACACGGCGGAGGCGAACCTCATCGGGCCGGCGGGGAGTGACCGGCGCGCCACTGAGCGGGCTTACGAATTCCTGCACGCGACCTTCGGCGAGTACCTGGTCGCGCGATTCGTGGTGAACGCGTTGTTGGACGTGGCGGCGAGCGCCTACGGCGGCAACCGGGGACCGCGCGAGCCCGACGATGAGCAGCTGTTTGCCATTCTCTCGCACCAGGTCCTCTTCTCCCGGGCCTCGATCGTGGCTTTCGCGATGGACGTCTTGAAGACCGCGCCGGCCGAGGAACGTGAGAACGTGCCGGAAGTCCTCTCCTCGCTGCTGAAGACCTATCGATCGCGGCGCGATTCGCAGCACTACGTGCCGTACCGCCCGACGCCGGTGGACCACGTCCGGCAGTTGGCCGCATACTCGGCGAACCTGGTGACGCTCACCGCCGCGTTCGGTGGCCTGGAGCAGGAGCGCGAGGTCTGGCGATCCACCGTGGGCCTGTGGCACTCCGCCCTGGACCGGGACGCGGTGACCGCCCTGGTCGGGCGCTTGGAGTTGAGCGAAGACAACCGGATCGTGTTGGTGGGCGGTCTCCGCAGCGGTCCGATGGAATTCAAGGCGGCGCGCCTCGTGGGCGACACCGCGTACGCGGAAAAATTCCGATACGGCTTGGCTGTCACCGGGGAAACCTTCTACGGGGGTGGCTTGGACTGGGCTGACTCAATGCTCAGTTGGATGACGCCGGTCATCGGCCCGATGAACAGCGGCGGTGTCTTCAATGTGCCTGGGCCGGAAGTCCCCAGCCAGGACGTCGTCAAGGTCGTAGCATATTTTCTGCGGTACATCGTGGTCAGCGCCCCCAAGCTCAGTGATTTGTGGGTGGCAAAGAAAATGCGCGTAGTGCTCACCGAGTTCCCGAAGGTGTACCACCTCGACCCGGTGGACTTGTTGCGCCTGGCGTACATCTACTCGGGTGCCTTCATGGACTTGCCGCAGTTGCACGACCCGGACCTGTACCGCGACTTCGCGGATGAGACCGAGATCGTCATGGCGGTGGTGGCGCGAAGGCTCATGGGCGACGAATCGGCGCACTCGCGGTGGAAAGCAGTGAGCGAGAAGGTGCTGGGCGTTCTGCCTTCGGTGATCACGATCAATCTGATGGCGGTCGACAAGCTCGTGCATCTGCTGGTCGGGAAGCGGTCGGACCAGCTGGTCGACGGAACCTAG
- a CDS encoding helix-turn-helix domain-containing protein, producing MAERTDWRQLRDRRMSEPGATEAYEATRIAFELGRSVREVRERRGLSQAQLAEAAGMTQPAVARFEAGGTVPTIPVLERLARALELELVVRLAPRTSAA from the coding sequence GTGGCTGAACGCACGGACTGGCGGCAGCTCCGCGACCGGCGGATGTCCGAGCCGGGTGCGACGGAGGCCTACGAGGCCACTCGGATCGCCTTCGAACTGGGGAGGTCCGTGCGGGAGGTGCGGGAGCGACGGGGGTTGAGCCAGGCGCAGCTCGCCGAGGCCGCCGGGATGACGCAACCGGCCGTGGCCCGGTTCGAGGCGGGTGGGACCGTGCCGACGATCCCGGTCCTGGAACGCCTGGCGCGCGCGTTGGAGCTGGAGTTGGTCGTCCGGCTCGCCCCGCGGACCTCCGCCGCCTGA
- a CDS encoding type II toxin-antitoxin system RelE/ParE family toxin: MSWGSVELEPEVRDWLEQLDTARFATAAFYIDLLADQGVHLGEPYTRQLDGKLRELRFHLDGDAVRVTYWIATGRRLVLLTVFRKTRMREEREIDRARRALRRCVEEAHRADDHDGSGEGG, translated from the coding sequence ATGTCATGGGGTAGCGTCGAACTGGAGCCCGAAGTCCGGGACTGGCTCGAACAACTGGATACGGCACGGTTCGCTACTGCCGCTTTCTACATCGATCTGCTCGCCGACCAGGGCGTGCACCTCGGGGAGCCGTACACGCGGCAACTCGACGGGAAGTTGCGGGAACTGCGGTTCCACCTCGACGGTGACGCGGTCCGCGTGACGTACTGGATCGCCACCGGCAGGCGACTCGTGCTGTTGACGGTGTTCCGCAAGACCCGGATGAGGGAGGAGCGGGAGATCGATCGAGCGCGACGCGCATTGCGGCGTTGCGTGGAGGAAGCACACCGCGCGGACGATCACGATGGGAGTGGCGAGGGTGGCTGA
- a CDS encoding FkbM family methyltransferase: MADPRTAGGAVTACTVVARNYLPAARVLAASYLEHHPDHEFVIAVIDAPRGSGERQGRLRTVGPEASGIDADDYLRMATAYNITELATAVKPYLLRELRADADVVIYLDPDIQVFAPMPELAELALAHGIVLTPHFLHPLPRDGKDPSEAAIMGAGIFNLGFVATGPGAEPFLDFWAERLRHDAIVAPEKQLFTDQRWVDQVPALFGNTVLRDPGFNVAYWNIHERPVERDADGVLTAGGHRLRFFHYSGYRPEKPWLLSHHTPNRPRVVLSEHPTVRELCDGYRAALQGNGYAETLESIPYGFAKMADGTKISPAMRTLYRDAWVKAERGHLMGLTGNQTTEVPPHAFDADGGEALRRWLAGPPDDAPVGTTLSRLVHAVWESRPDLKTAFPLPHSRDAAPFRSWCASSGVTEASLPAWALPAEPVEPSEPSDEFGVNVVGYLTAELGVGEMARLVHDAIRESGVPVVSVVEDRLVSNRTGLAEPGTVGRPRFPISLLCVNADQTRAVLDHQPHVGHHRYRIGLWAWELEEFPGEMHHAFDLVDEVWTVSEFCRDAIAKHTSVPVKAIPVPVRDPGAVSRPERRPGDPVQFLFAFDFFSIGQRKNPWGLVEAFQRAFEGRDDVRLVLKAINGDKNPHTAERLRVKVMDDPRIELVERYLSVRELDDLYASSSAYVSLHRSEGFGLTVAEAMARAMPVISTDYSSTAEFLDAKTGWPVPAKLVPVGPGHHPYPAGAVWAEPDLDAAARAMREVADNPAEAARRGRAAREHILRTRSVKRAATWMAEQLRAAHESWRGSGGAGYRAELPGADLLRPLRESKQALLWRAEVGTASRTPLAPALRKAVLRAIDHYDVHQRKVMGTLVGGVEDTLNSVVARLEAVESNVESTRWANEGLKNRLASAQDEFRAAAEDNAANLTNLEQQLDNTLERVWTRLADDERTTFTRFAERDERLDGDEQRITELARTLSAVQDTARLRHAPVPAGADVVVCDAGALLLPVDNVVLPWLAYHRSWEVEEADLMAGLVGDGTFLDIGAHVGYHTLRLLQRAKGVASVVAVEANPVNAEYLRRNVVANLGAEGARTVDVLPVAAWDEDGSIRLVQAEDDNSGDHRAHELSDEGTGGVVIPAVRLDGRAEVTDRRVTLVKVDLQGRDHRALAGLTAVLERDRPHVVCEFCPSAIVELGDDPLQVLLGYRKMGYAPVPLGADPDAEHADEDLVRQADTVDTGFVTLWLRPL; this comes from the coding sequence ATGGCTGACCCGCGCACCGCCGGCGGTGCCGTCACCGCGTGCACCGTCGTCGCCCGCAACTACCTGCCCGCCGCGCGCGTCCTCGCCGCGTCGTACCTCGAGCACCACCCGGACCACGAGTTCGTGATCGCGGTGATCGACGCGCCACGCGGCTCGGGCGAGCGGCAGGGCCGGCTGCGCACGGTGGGCCCCGAGGCCAGCGGCATCGACGCGGACGACTACCTGCGCATGGCCACGGCCTACAACATCACCGAGCTGGCCACGGCGGTGAAGCCGTACCTGCTGCGCGAGCTGCGGGCCGACGCCGACGTGGTGATCTACCTGGACCCGGACATCCAGGTCTTCGCGCCGATGCCGGAACTGGCGGAGCTGGCCCTCGCGCACGGCATCGTGCTCACGCCGCACTTCCTCCACCCCCTGCCGCGCGACGGCAAGGACCCGAGCGAAGCGGCGATCATGGGCGCCGGGATCTTCAACCTCGGTTTCGTGGCCACCGGTCCCGGCGCCGAGCCGTTCCTGGACTTCTGGGCCGAGCGCCTGCGCCACGACGCGATCGTGGCGCCGGAGAAGCAGCTGTTCACCGACCAGCGGTGGGTGGACCAGGTGCCCGCGCTGTTCGGCAACACCGTGCTGCGCGACCCAGGTTTCAACGTCGCCTACTGGAACATCCACGAGCGCCCCGTCGAGCGCGACGCGGACGGCGTGCTGACCGCGGGCGGCCACCGGCTGCGGTTCTTCCACTACAGCGGGTACCGGCCGGAGAAGCCGTGGCTGCTGTCGCACCACACCCCGAACCGGCCGCGCGTGGTGCTGTCCGAGCACCCCACCGTCCGCGAGCTGTGCGACGGCTACCGCGCGGCCCTGCAGGGCAACGGTTACGCCGAGACGCTGGAGTCGATCCCGTACGGCTTCGCCAAGATGGCCGACGGCACGAAGATCAGCCCGGCGATGCGCACCCTGTACCGGGACGCGTGGGTGAAGGCCGAGCGCGGGCACCTCATGGGCCTGACCGGCAACCAGACGACCGAGGTGCCGCCGCACGCGTTCGACGCCGACGGCGGCGAGGCGCTGCGCCGGTGGCTCGCCGGTCCGCCCGACGACGCGCCCGTCGGCACCACGCTGAGCCGTCTCGTGCACGCGGTGTGGGAGTCGCGCCCCGACCTGAAGACCGCGTTCCCGCTGCCGCACAGCCGTGACGCCGCGCCGTTCCGCTCCTGGTGCGCGAGTTCCGGCGTGACCGAGGCGTCGCTGCCGGCGTGGGCGCTGCCCGCCGAGCCGGTCGAGCCGTCCGAGCCGTCGGACGAGTTCGGCGTCAACGTGGTCGGCTACCTGACCGCCGAGCTGGGCGTCGGCGAGATGGCCCGGCTGGTGCACGACGCGATCCGCGAGTCCGGCGTGCCGGTCGTCTCGGTGGTCGAGGACCGGCTGGTGTCCAACCGCACGGGCCTGGCCGAGCCGGGCACGGTCGGCAGGCCGCGGTTCCCGATCAGCCTGCTGTGCGTGAACGCCGACCAGACCCGCGCGGTGCTGGACCACCAGCCGCACGTGGGCCACCACCGCTACCGGATCGGCCTGTGGGCGTGGGAGCTCGAGGAGTTCCCCGGCGAGATGCACCACGCGTTCGACCTGGTCGACGAGGTGTGGACGGTCAGCGAGTTCTGCCGCGACGCCATCGCCAAGCACACCTCGGTGCCGGTGAAGGCGATCCCGGTGCCCGTGCGCGACCCCGGCGCGGTGTCCCGGCCGGAGCGCCGCCCCGGCGACCCGGTGCAGTTCCTGTTCGCGTTCGACTTCTTCAGCATCGGCCAGCGCAAGAACCCGTGGGGCCTGGTCGAGGCGTTCCAGCGGGCCTTCGAGGGCCGCGACGACGTGCGCCTGGTGCTCAAGGCGATCAACGGCGACAAGAACCCGCACACCGCCGAGCGGCTGCGGGTGAAGGTCATGGACGACCCGCGGATCGAGCTGGTCGAGCGCTACCTGTCCGTGCGGGAGCTGGACGACCTGTACGCGTCCAGCAGCGCGTACGTCTCCCTGCACCGCAGCGAGGGCTTCGGCCTCACCGTGGCCGAGGCGATGGCGCGGGCCATGCCGGTGATCTCCACCGACTACTCCAGCACCGCGGAGTTCCTGGACGCCAAGACCGGCTGGCCGGTGCCGGCCAAGCTGGTGCCGGTGGGCCCCGGCCACCACCCGTACCCGGCGGGCGCGGTGTGGGCCGAGCCCGACCTGGACGCCGCCGCCCGCGCCATGCGCGAGGTCGCGGACAACCCGGCCGAGGCCGCCCGGCGCGGTCGTGCGGCCCGGGAGCACATCCTGCGCACGCGGTCGGTGAAGCGGGCCGCCACGTGGATGGCCGAGCAGCTGCGCGCCGCGCACGAGAGCTGGCGGGGCAGCGGCGGCGCGGGCTACCGGGCCGAGCTGCCGGGCGCGGACCTGCTGCGGCCGTTGCGCGAGTCCAAGCAGGCGCTGCTGTGGCGCGCCGAGGTCGGCACCGCGTCGCGCACGCCGCTGGCGCCCGCGCTGCGCAAGGCCGTGCTGCGGGCCATCGACCACTACGACGTGCACCAGCGCAAGGTGATGGGCACGCTCGTCGGCGGCGTCGAGGACACGTTGAACAGCGTGGTCGCGCGGCTGGAGGCGGTCGAGTCGAACGTCGAGTCGACGCGCTGGGCGAACGAGGGCCTCAAGAACCGGCTCGCGAGCGCGCAGGACGAGTTCCGCGCCGCCGCCGAGGACAACGCGGCGAACCTGACGAACCTGGAGCAGCAGCTCGACAACACCCTGGAACGGGTGTGGACGCGGCTGGCGGACGACGAGCGCACCACGTTCACCCGGTTCGCCGAGCGCGACGAGCGGCTCGACGGCGACGAGCAGCGGATCACCGAGCTGGCCCGGACCCTGTCCGCGGTGCAGGACACGGCCCGGCTGCGGCACGCGCCGGTGCCCGCGGGAGCCGACGTCGTGGTGTGCGACGCGGGCGCCCTGCTGCTGCCCGTGGACAACGTCGTGCTGCCGTGGCTCGCCTACCACCGGTCGTGGGAGGTCGAGGAGGCCGACCTGATGGCCGGGCTCGTCGGCGACGGCACGTTCCTCGACATCGGCGCGCACGTCGGCTACCACACGCTGCGCCTGCTGCAGCGGGCCAAGGGCGTCGCGTCGGTCGTCGCGGTGGAGGCCAACCCGGTCAACGCCGAGTACCTGCGCCGCAACGTCGTGGCCAACCTGGGCGCCGAGGGCGCGCGGACCGTCGACGTGCTGCCGGTCGCGGCGTGGGACGAGGACGGCAGCATCCGCCTCGTGCAGGCCGAGGACGACAACAGCGGCGACCACCGGGCGCACGAGCTGTCCGACGAGGGCACGGGCGGCGTGGTGATCCCCGCCGTCCGGCTCGACGGCAGGGCCGAGGTGACCGACCGCCGCGTCACGCTGGTGAAGGTCGACCTGCAGGGCCGCGACCACCGGGCGCTCGCCGGCCTGACCGCCGTGCTGGAACGCGACCGCCCGCACGTGGTGTGCGAGTTCTGCCCGAGCGCCATCGTGGAACTGGGCGACGACCCGCTCCAGGTGCTCCTCGGCTACCGCAAGATGGGCTACGCCCCCGTGCCGCTCGGCGCCGACCCGGACGCCGAGCACGCCGACGAGGACCTGGTGCGCCAGGCGGACACGGTCGACACCGGCTTCGTCACCCTCTGGCTCCGACCACTCTGA
- a CDS encoding acyltransferase family protein, with protein MSTTEVRQPPETAAAKPDGYLHGLDLLRVIASCAVVFTHVLAWFAGDGEQWWAGTWTKWVSVGTLHLHPWLSFVGVAFFLVVSGVVVTHVTNRETPGQFLRRRVTRLAPLLFAVTFIGWCLINFGLRVSRVWEGPLGVDKLLLGMVLGNTFAEPDVALLAVTWTLRVQIVFYVLVALSIPLLRRWAWVPPLVIAALSCLTLLIAPHNEFFGAHFTGFATYIPLLCLGQLISLVHSGKVHPVAGVAIGSVHFLLLVWADKLGLTFQGDGVPRTALLAVLVVVLLMKAQDRVSRSALVKAWAKRTYAIYLVHVCAIYPVFDTLTPHLDENLVVLIGLAVAYLAAEALHRWVEMPADRAIRRWERRRSTTGRAGRSRSAV; from the coding sequence ATGAGCACAACCGAAGTCCGGCAGCCGCCCGAGACCGCCGCGGCCAAGCCCGACGGCTACCTGCACGGCCTCGACCTGCTGCGGGTGATCGCCTCGTGCGCGGTCGTCTTCACCCACGTCCTCGCCTGGTTCGCCGGCGACGGCGAGCAGTGGTGGGCCGGGACGTGGACCAAGTGGGTCAGCGTGGGCACGCTGCACCTGCACCCGTGGCTCTCGTTCGTCGGCGTCGCGTTCTTCCTCGTGGTCAGCGGTGTCGTGGTCACCCACGTGACGAACCGCGAGACGCCCGGCCAGTTCCTCCGCCGCCGCGTCACCCGCCTCGCGCCGCTGTTGTTCGCGGTGACCTTCATCGGCTGGTGCCTGATCAACTTCGGGTTGCGCGTCTCGCGGGTCTGGGAAGGCCCGCTCGGCGTCGACAAGCTGCTGCTCGGCATGGTGCTGGGCAACACGTTCGCGGAACCGGACGTCGCGCTGCTCGCCGTCACGTGGACGCTGCGCGTGCAGATCGTCTTCTACGTGCTGGTGGCGCTGTCCATCCCGTTGCTGCGCAGGTGGGCCTGGGTGCCGCCGCTCGTGATCGCGGCCCTGTCGTGCCTGACGCTGCTCATCGCGCCGCACAACGAGTTCTTCGGCGCGCACTTCACCGGGTTCGCCACCTACATCCCGCTCCTGTGCCTGGGGCAGCTGATCTCCCTGGTGCACTCCGGCAAGGTCCACCCGGTGGCGGGCGTGGCGATCGGCTCCGTCCACTTCCTGCTGCTGGTCTGGGCGGACAAGCTCGGCCTCACGTTCCAGGGCGACGGCGTGCCCCGCACCGCGCTGCTCGCGGTGCTCGTGGTGGTGCTGCTGATGAAGGCGCAGGACCGCGTCAGCCGGTCGGCGCTGGTCAAGGCGTGGGCCAAGCGCACCTACGCGATCTACCTGGTGCACGTGTGCGCCATCTACCCCGTCTTCGACACCCTGACCCCCCACCTGGACGAGAACCTGGTGGTCCTGATCGGGCTCGCCGTCGCGTACCTCGCGGCCGAGGCGCTGCACCGCTGGGTGGAGATGCCCGCCGATCGGGCGATCCGCCGCTGGGAACGGCGCCGCAGCACCACCGGCCGCGCGGGACGGTCACGATCCGCCGTCTGA
- a CDS encoding acyltransferase family protein encodes MRRLGRGGPLDGQTAPPKVRIAFIDIGRGLAALLVFYSHIAEQWVAKREVGPTPGIDFIDALTSDPMHMGLQGIGQIAVPFFFLVSGFVVTPIALRQGQRRFGLNRLVRVYIPMTFVVLLTAVVILLGARTLIGAEEPTITWWTVVTNSLVINYLIVPQVVMVGVAWTLVVEVVFYLLLVALLPVMRRWTWLAIGVQLTFVFVVMMSAREFGASWALFAVNVSYLPIPIIGQIIWATTSKRVPLWLGGLYVGIAWSLYVLADFLKLGRLDTSYNLALAFALLFFMAGYFAESRLEERRIWIALSERSYSIYLLHGLVAFVALDLMRPAVPLLLAIPLAVALTFGVVELSYRYVEKPSHALARKLSRKPAPEPEPEPELEADEFEDDDLDEFEDEFDDVEDAEWPAESDEPDEPAPVRETPTEVLRPVRLRTPPPQRTPPRTPPQGNPPQGNPLQRTPPPRTPPRGLPVNGAPVNGAPVNGAPRQGVPAPGTPPRGLPVNGTPAPGTPPRGTPVNGSPVNGSPVNGSANGTPPRAPANGSPVPGTPPRGTPAQRTPVRPPPRPAPPRPAPPPPPVEDATQYLPAAVWPVEEPEADEAPPPRRRRLREDDGPAVTVASLLANHAKENGRHR; translated from the coding sequence ATGCGGCGACTGGGAAGGGGCGGACCCCTGGACGGTCAGACGGCACCGCCGAAGGTCCGCATCGCGTTCATCGACATCGGACGCGGGTTGGCGGCGCTGCTCGTCTTCTACAGCCACATCGCCGAGCAGTGGGTCGCCAAGCGCGAGGTCGGGCCGACGCCGGGCATCGACTTCATCGACGCGCTCACCAGCGATCCGATGCACATGGGGTTGCAGGGCATCGGCCAGATCGCGGTGCCGTTCTTCTTCCTGGTCAGCGGGTTCGTGGTGACGCCCATCGCGCTGCGCCAGGGTCAGCGCCGGTTCGGCCTCAACCGGTTGGTGCGCGTCTACATCCCGATGACGTTCGTGGTGCTCCTGACCGCCGTCGTGATCCTGCTCGGCGCGCGGACGCTGATCGGCGCGGAGGAGCCGACGATCACCTGGTGGACCGTCGTCACCAACTCACTGGTGATCAACTACCTGATCGTGCCGCAGGTGGTGATGGTCGGCGTCGCGTGGACGCTGGTCGTCGAGGTCGTCTTCTACCTCCTGCTGGTGGCGCTGCTGCCGGTGATGCGGCGCTGGACGTGGCTCGCCATCGGCGTGCAGCTGACGTTCGTGTTCGTGGTGATGATGAGCGCCCGCGAGTTCGGCGCGTCGTGGGCGCTGTTCGCGGTGAACGTGTCGTACCTGCCCATCCCGATCATCGGCCAGATCATCTGGGCGACCACGAGCAAGCGCGTGCCGCTGTGGCTGGGCGGCCTGTACGTCGGCATCGCCTGGTCGCTGTACGTGCTCGCCGACTTCCTCAAGCTCGGCCGGCTCGACACCTCGTACAACCTCGCGCTGGCGTTCGCGCTGCTGTTCTTCATGGCCGGGTACTTCGCGGAGTCGCGGCTCGAGGAGCGCAGGATCTGGATCGCGCTCTCGGAGCGCAGCTACTCGATCTACCTGCTGCACGGTCTCGTGGCGTTCGTGGCGCTGGACCTGATGCGGCCGGCCGTGCCGCTGCTGCTGGCGATCCCGCTCGCGGTGGCGCTGACGTTCGGCGTGGTGGAGCTGAGCTACCGGTACGTGGAGAAGCCGAGCCACGCGCTGGCCCGGAAGCTGTCCCGCAAGCCGGCGCCCGAGCCGGAACCCGAGCCGGAGCTGGAGGCGGACGAGTTCGAGGACGACGACCTCGACGAGTTCGAGGACGAGTTCGACGACGTCGAGGACGCCGAGTGGCCGGCGGAGTCCGACGAGCCGGACGAGCCCGCGCCCGTGCGGGAGACGCCGACCGAGGTGCTCCGACCGGTCCGCTTGCGCACGCCACCGCCGCAGCGCACCCCACCGCGCACCCCGCCGCAGGGCAACCCGCCGCAGGGCAACCCGCTCCAGCGCACACCTCCTCCGCGCACACCGCCCCGGGGCCTGCCGGTCAACGGCGCACCGGTCAACGGCGCACCGGTCAACGGCGCACCACGACAGGGCGTTCCGGCCCCCGGCACGCCCCCGCGCGGCCTGCCGGTCAACGGCACGCCGGCTCCGGGCACCCCGCCGAGGGGCACGCCCGTCAACGGCTCCCCCGTCAACGGCTCCCCGGTCAACGGCTCGGCCAACGGCACGCCGCCGCGCGCCCCGGCCAACGGATCACCGGTCCCCGGCACTCCCCCGCGCGGCACGCCCGCCCAGCGCACGCCGGTCCGACCCCCGCCGCGCCCGGCGCCGCCGCGGCCGGCACCCCCGCCCCCGCCGGTGGAGGACGCGACCCAGTACCTGCCCGCGGCGGTCTGGCCGGTCGAGGAGCCCGAGGCCGACGAGGCGCCACCGCCCCGGCGCCGGCGGCTGCGCGAGGACGACGGACCCGCGGTGACGGTCGCGTCCCTGCTCGCCAACCACGCCAAGGAGAACGGCCGCCACCGCTAG